The following coding sequences lie in one Klebsiella huaxiensis genomic window:
- a CDS encoding SLC13 family permease, whose product MSLWLSHPLFLPSIIVGITILLWATSLLPEFMTALLFFAAAMIAKIAPPEVIFGGFASSAFWLVFSGFVLGIAIRKTGLADRAARSLSSRLTDSWPLMVGSVVLLSYALAFVMPSNMGRIALLMPIVAAMAKRAGIEDGSRGWYGLALAVGFGTFQLSATILPANVPNLVMSGAAEGSYGIHLNYVPYLLLHTPVLGWLKGAVLIALICWLFPGKPHPPRDMTPLPPMSHDEKRLAWLLAVVLTLWVTESWHGVGPAWTGLAAAVITLLPRVGFINGEEFSSGVNIRTCIYVAGILGLAITVTQTGIGSVMGNALLHIMPLDKESPFTSFLALTGITSALNFIMTANGVPALYTTFAQSFSDATGFPLLSVIMIQVLGYSTPLLPYQASPIVVAMGLGKVPARAGMLLCIALAAVSYLILLPLDYLWYQALGKL is encoded by the coding sequence ATGTCGCTCTGGTTGTCCCATCCTCTGTTCCTTCCTTCTATCATCGTTGGCATCACCATTCTGCTCTGGGCGACTTCGCTGCTGCCGGAGTTTATGACCGCGTTGCTGTTTTTTGCCGCCGCGATGATCGCCAAAATCGCGCCGCCGGAGGTTATCTTCGGTGGTTTTGCCTCATCAGCCTTCTGGTTGGTGTTCAGCGGTTTTGTGCTGGGGATCGCTATTCGCAAAACCGGGCTGGCGGACAGGGCGGCCCGCTCGCTCTCGTCACGGCTGACTGATTCCTGGCCGCTGATGGTCGGCAGCGTGGTGCTGCTCAGCTATGCCCTGGCCTTTGTTATGCCTTCAAATATGGGGCGCATTGCGCTGCTGATGCCGATTGTGGCGGCCATGGCGAAACGCGCGGGGATTGAGGATGGTTCGCGCGGTTGGTATGGGCTGGCGCTGGCGGTGGGATTCGGTACTTTCCAACTGTCGGCCACCATTTTGCCAGCTAATGTCCCGAATCTGGTGATGAGCGGCGCGGCGGAAGGTTCATACGGCATCCATCTGAATTATGTACCCTATTTACTTCTACATACGCCGGTGCTCGGTTGGTTAAAAGGGGCGGTACTGATTGCGCTGATATGCTGGCTGTTTCCCGGTAAACCGCATCCGCCGCGCGACATGACGCCGCTGCCGCCGATGAGCCATGATGAGAAGCGCCTTGCATGGCTGTTAGCGGTGGTACTGACTCTGTGGGTGACGGAGAGCTGGCACGGCGTGGGGCCAGCCTGGACGGGCCTGGCGGCGGCGGTGATAACGCTTCTGCCGCGCGTTGGTTTTATCAACGGCGAAGAGTTTTCCAGCGGCGTGAATATCCGTACCTGTATTTACGTCGCCGGGATCCTTGGGCTGGCGATCACTGTCACTCAGACGGGTATCGGTAGCGTGATGGGAAATGCGCTGCTGCATATTATGCCGCTGGATAAAGAGAGTCCGTTTACCAGCTTCCTCGCATTGACCGGTATTACCAGCGCGCTGAACTTTATTATGACTGCTAACGGCGTTCCGGCGCTGTATACCACCTTCGCGCAGAGCTTCTCCGATGCTACTGGTTTTCCGCTGTTGAGCGTGATTATGATTCAGGTGCTGGGATATTCCACGCCGCTGCTGCCGTATCAGGCGTCACCGATTGTAGTGGCGATGGGGCTGGGGAAAGTACCTGCTCGAGCGGGGATGCTGCTGTGTATTGCGCTGGCGGCGGTGAGCTATTTAATTCTGCTACCGCTGGATTATTTGTGGTATCAAGCGTTGGGAAAACTGTAG
- the tpiA gene encoding triose-phosphate isomerase, protein MRHPLVMGNWKLNGSRHMVNELVANLRTELAGVTGCAVAIAPPEMYIDLAKQAAAGSHIHLGAQNVDLNLSGAFTGETSAEMLKDIGAQYIIIGHSERRTYHKESDELIAKKFAVLKEQGLIPVLCIGETEAENEAGKTEEVCARQIDAVLKTQGAAAFEGVVIAYEPVWAIGTGKSATPAQAQAVHKFIRDHIAKADAKVAEQVIIQYGGSVNAGNAAELFTQPDIDGALVGGASLKADAFAVIVKAAEAAKNA, encoded by the coding sequence ATGCGACATCCTTTAGTGATGGGTAACTGGAAACTGAACGGCAGCCGCCACATGGTAAACGAACTGGTCGCAAACCTGCGTACCGAACTGGCTGGCGTGACCGGTTGTGCAGTTGCCATTGCTCCGCCTGAAATGTATATCGACCTGGCTAAACAAGCCGCTGCGGGCAGCCACATCCACCTGGGCGCGCAGAACGTTGACCTGAACCTGTCCGGCGCATTCACCGGTGAAACAAGCGCTGAAATGCTGAAAGACATCGGCGCTCAGTACATCATCATCGGCCACTCCGAGCGTCGTACCTACCACAAAGAGTCCGACGAGCTGATCGCTAAGAAATTCGCAGTACTGAAAGAACAGGGTCTGATCCCGGTTCTGTGCATCGGTGAAACCGAAGCAGAAAACGAAGCGGGCAAAACTGAAGAAGTTTGCGCACGTCAAATTGACGCCGTTCTGAAAACTCAGGGCGCAGCCGCATTCGAAGGCGTAGTTATCGCTTACGAACCAGTATGGGCGATCGGTACCGGCAAATCTGCGACTCCAGCTCAGGCTCAGGCGGTTCACAAATTCATCCGTGACCACATCGCTAAAGCTGATGCGAAAGTTGCTGAACAAGTGATCATCCAGTACGGCGGTTCCGTTAACGCAGGCAACGCAGCTGAGCTGTTCACCCAGCCGGACATCGACGGCGCGCTGGTTGGCGGTGCATCTCTGAAAGCAGACGCTTTCGCAGTGATCGTTAAAGCAGCAGAAGCGGCTAAAAACGCGTAA
- a CDS encoding DUF1454 family protein has translation MKKWATLCLIGLTALSVGQKVLSAESDSAATAPYVLSGAPVFDISISEFREKFNTDNPKLPLNEFRAISSNRDRVNLTRAASKINENLYASTALERGTLKIKSMQITWLPIQGPQQKAAKAKAQEYMSAVIRAFVPTLSAAQSQQKLQKLLTAGKGKRYFTETEGAVRYVVADNGEKGLTFAVEPIKLALSETLEGNNK, from the coding sequence ATGAAGAAGTGGGCAACCTTGTGTTTGATTGGGCTGACAGCGCTATCTGTCGGCCAAAAGGTGCTGTCCGCCGAATCTGATTCCGCCGCTACGGCTCCCTATGTTCTCTCCGGTGCGCCGGTCTTTGACATCTCGATCAGCGAGTTTCGGGAAAAATTTAATACCGATAACCCAAAGCTACCGCTTAATGAATTCCGTGCAATCTCCTCCAACCGCGATCGGGTAAACCTGACTCGCGCAGCCAGCAAAATCAACGAGAATCTTTACGCTTCTACTGCACTTGAGCGCGGAACGCTCAAAATTAAATCGATGCAGATTACCTGGCTACCGATTCAGGGGCCGCAGCAAAAAGCGGCAAAAGCCAAAGCGCAGGAGTATATGAGCGCCGTTATACGCGCTTTCGTACCGACGCTTAGCGCAGCGCAGAGCCAGCAGAAGCTGCAAAAACTGCTGACAGCCGGGAAAGGTAAACGTTACTTCACGGAAACCGAAGGCGCGGTGCGCTATGTGGTCGCGGACAACGGCGAAAAAGGGCTGACCTTCGCTGTTGAACCGATTAAGCTGGCGCTATCTGAAACGCTGGAAGGCAACAATAAATGA
- a CDS encoding DUF805 domain-containing protein encodes MTLQQWLFSIKGRIGRRDFWIWIAIWIMTMSALFTLAGSNLLNLQTAAFILVCLLWPTAAVTIKRLHDRGKSGLWALLMILAWMLLAGNWSMLPGVWQWGVGRFIPTLIIVMMLIDLGAFVGTQGANKFGKETLDVRWKAES; translated from the coding sequence ATGACCCTACAGCAGTGGCTGTTCTCAATTAAAGGGCGCATCGGGCGTCGTGATTTCTGGATTTGGATTGCCATCTGGATTATGACCATGAGCGCGCTGTTCACGCTGGCTGGCAGTAATCTTCTCAATTTGCAGACTGCGGCTTTTATCCTGGTATGCCTGCTGTGGCCTACGGCGGCGGTCACGATTAAACGTTTACACGATCGTGGTAAATCAGGCCTGTGGGCGCTATTGATGATTCTGGCGTGGATGCTGCTGGCGGGAAACTGGTCGATGCTGCCTGGCGTCTGGCAGTGGGGCGTCGGGCGGTTTATACCGACACTGATTATCGTCATGATGCTTATCGACCTGGGCGCGTTTGTCGGCACCCAGGGCGCAAATAAGTTTGGTAAAGAGACCCTGGACGTACGCTGGAAAGCTGAGTCCTGA
- the fpr gene encoding ferredoxin--NADP(+) reductase, translated as MANWVTGKVVKVQNWTDALFSLTVHAPVDPFTAGQFAKLGLDIDGERVQRAYSYVNAPSDPDLEFYLVTVPEGKLSPRLAALKPGDEVQVVSEAAGFFVLEEVPDCDTLWMLATGTAIGPYLSILEEGKDLDRFKNLVLVHAARYAADLSYLPQMQALEQRYAGKLRIQSVVSRESVPGMLTGRIPFLIETGALEEAVGLPMSAESSHVMLCGNPQMVRDTQQLLKETRQMSKHLRRRPGHMTAEHYW; from the coding sequence ATGGCAAACTGGGTTACAGGAAAAGTGGTAAAAGTACAAAACTGGACTGATGCACTGTTTAGCCTCACTGTTCACGCACCGGTTGATCCGTTCACCGCCGGGCAGTTTGCCAAACTGGGCCTCGATATTGACGGTGAACGCGTGCAACGGGCCTATTCCTACGTAAACGCCCCCAGCGATCCCGACCTTGAGTTCTATCTGGTGACGGTTCCAGAGGGCAAACTCAGCCCACGCCTGGCCGCACTGAAGCCGGGAGATGAAGTTCAGGTTGTCAGCGAGGCCGCCGGTTTCTTCGTGCTGGAAGAGGTGCCTGATTGCGATACGCTGTGGATGTTGGCCACCGGCACGGCAATTGGCCCGTACCTGTCGATTCTGGAAGAAGGGAAAGACCTGGATCGCTTCAAAAACCTGGTGCTGGTCCACGCCGCACGTTATGCCGCCGATCTCAGTTATCTGCCGCAGATGCAGGCGCTGGAACAACGCTATGCGGGCAAGCTGCGCATCCAGTCGGTCGTCAGTCGGGAAAGCGTACCGGGTATGCTGACAGGTCGTATTCCGTTCCTGATCGAAACCGGCGCGCTGGAAGAGGCCGTTGGTCTACCGATGAGCGCTGAAAGCAGCCACGTCATGCTATGCGGCAACCCACAGATGGTGCGCGATACCCAGCAGTTGCTCAAAGAAACCCGGCAGATGAGCAAACATCTGCGCCGCCGACCGGGCCATATGACCGCCGAGCACTACTGGTAA
- the glpX gene encoding class II fructose-bisphosphatase produces the protein MKRELAIEFSRVTEAAALAGYKWLGRGDKNTADGAAVNAMRIMLNLINIDGTIVIGEGEIDEAPMLYIGERVGTGKGDAVDIAVDPIEGTRMTAMGQANALAVMAVGDKGCFLNAPDMYMEKLIVGPGAKGAIDLNLPLAENLHNVARALNKPLNELTVTILAKPRHDDVIVELQKLGVRVFAIPDGDVAASILTCMPDSEVDVMYGIGGAPEGVVSAAVIRALDGDMNGRLLARHHVKGDSEENRRIGENELERCQAMGIEAGKVLRLDDMARSDNVVFSATGITKGDLLDGITRKGNMATTETLLIRGKSRTIRRIQSIHYLDRKDPDIQLHIL, from the coding sequence ATGAAACGAGAACTGGCCATCGAATTTTCGCGCGTCACCGAAGCTGCCGCCCTGGCAGGCTATAAGTGGTTAGGCCGTGGTGATAAAAACACCGCCGACGGCGCCGCCGTCAACGCCATGCGCATTATGCTCAACCTGATCAACATTGACGGCACCATTGTCATTGGCGAAGGTGAAATCGATGAAGCGCCGATGCTGTACATTGGCGAACGTGTTGGTACCGGTAAAGGCGATGCGGTAGATATCGCCGTAGACCCCATCGAAGGCACTCGAATGACGGCCATGGGCCAGGCCAACGCGCTGGCGGTCATGGCGGTGGGCGATAAGGGCTGCTTCCTGAACGCGCCGGATATGTACATGGAAAAGCTGATTGTCGGTCCGGGCGCGAAAGGCGCTATTGATCTGAACCTACCGCTGGCGGAGAACCTGCATAACGTCGCCCGCGCGCTGAATAAACCGCTGAATGAATTAACGGTCACCATTTTAGCTAAGCCTCGTCACGACGACGTTATTGTTGAGCTGCAAAAACTGGGCGTGCGCGTGTTCGCCATCCCTGACGGCGACGTCGCGGCCTCCATTCTGACCTGTATGCCGGACAGCGAAGTAGACGTCATGTACGGCATCGGCGGCGCACCGGAAGGCGTTGTTTCTGCGGCAGTGATTCGCGCGCTGGATGGCGATATGAACGGCCGCCTACTGGCACGTCATCACGTTAAGGGCGACAGCGAAGAGAACCGCCGCATCGGTGAAAACGAGCTGGAACGCTGCCAGGCGATGGGTATCGAAGCGGGCAAAGTACTGCGTCTGGACGATATGGCGCGCAGCGACAACGTTGTTTTCTCCGCGACCGGGATCACCAAAGGCGACCTGCTGGACGGTATCACCCGTAAAGGCAATATGGCGACCACCGAAACGCTGCTGATCCGCGGAAAATCCCGCACCATCCGCCGCATTCAGTCGATTCATTATCTCGATCGTAAAGACCCGGATATCCAGCTGCACATCCTGTAA
- the recG gene encoding ATP-dependent DNA helicase RecG translates to MQGRLLDAIPLNTLTGVGAAQSSRLSKIGLHTVQDLLLHLPLRYEDRTHLYQIGELLPGVYATVEGEVLNCNITFGGRRMMTCQISDGSGILTMRFFNFSAAMKNSLTTGRRVLAYGEAKRGKYGAEMIHPEYRVQGDMSTPDLQETLTPVYPTTEGIKQATLRKLTDQALELLETCAITELLPPELAQGMMSLPEALHTLHRPPPSLQLSELESGKHPAQQRLILEELLAHNLSMLALRAGAQRYHALALSANNTLKDKLLASLPFTPTGAQARVTAEIERDMALDVPMMRLVQGDVGSGKTLVAALAALRAIAHGKQVALMAPTELLAEQHANNFRSWFEPLGIEVGWLAGKQKGKARLAQQEAIASGQVQMIVGTHAIFQEQVQFNGLALVIIDEQHRFGVHQRLALWEKGQQQGFHPHQLIMTATPIPRTLAMTAYADLDTSVIDELPPGRTPVTTVAIPDTRRSDIIDRVRNACTHEGRQAYWVCTLIEESDLLEAQAAEATWEELKLALPELNIGLVHGRMKSADKQAVMSAFKQGELHLLVATTVIEVGVDVPNSSLMIIENPERLGLAQLHQLRGRVGRGAVASHCVLLYKSPLSKTAQKRLQVLRDSNDGFVIAQKDLEIRGPGELLGTRQTGNAEFKVADLLRDQAMIPEVQRIARHIHERYPQQAIALIERWMPETERYSNA, encoded by the coding sequence ATGCAAGGTCGCCTGTTAGATGCCATTCCCCTCAATACCCTAACCGGCGTTGGTGCGGCGCAGAGCAGCCGACTATCGAAAATCGGTCTGCATACGGTGCAGGATCTCCTCCTGCATCTTCCGCTGCGTTACGAAGACCGTACCCACCTGTACCAAATAGGCGAACTGTTACCCGGCGTGTACGCAACCGTTGAAGGCGAAGTCCTCAACTGCAACATCACTTTCGGCGGACGTCGGATGATGACCTGCCAGATTAGCGACGGCTCCGGCATCCTCACCATGCGCTTTTTCAACTTCAGCGCGGCAATGAAAAATAGCCTGACAACCGGGCGTCGCGTGCTGGCTTACGGCGAGGCGAAACGTGGTAAATACGGCGCGGAGATGATCCATCCGGAATACCGCGTGCAGGGCGATATGAGCACGCCTGATTTACAGGAAACGCTGACCCCGGTTTATCCCACCACTGAAGGCATCAAGCAGGCTACGCTGCGCAAGCTGACCGATCAGGCGCTCGAACTGCTTGAGACCTGCGCCATCACCGAACTGCTGCCACCTGAGCTGGCGCAGGGGATGATGAGCCTGCCGGAGGCACTGCACACGCTGCATCGCCCGCCACCCTCACTGCAGCTTAGTGAGCTGGAAAGCGGCAAGCACCCGGCGCAGCAGCGCTTAATTCTGGAAGAGCTGCTGGCGCATAATCTCAGCATGCTGGCGCTGCGAGCGGGAGCCCAGCGTTATCACGCTCTCGCACTCAGCGCGAACAACACGCTAAAAGACAAACTACTGGCATCACTGCCCTTTACGCCTACCGGCGCGCAGGCGCGCGTGACGGCAGAAATCGAGCGCGATATGGCTCTGGACGTGCCAATGATGCGCCTGGTGCAGGGGGATGTAGGTTCCGGTAAAACGCTGGTCGCCGCGCTTGCCGCCCTGCGCGCCATCGCCCACGGTAAGCAGGTCGCACTGATGGCACCCACCGAGCTGCTGGCTGAACAGCACGCCAATAACTTCCGCAGCTGGTTCGAACCGCTGGGCATTGAGGTTGGCTGGCTGGCCGGGAAACAAAAAGGTAAAGCGCGTCTGGCACAGCAGGAAGCTATCGCCAGCGGACAGGTGCAGATGATTGTCGGTACCCACGCTATCTTTCAGGAGCAGGTACAGTTTAACGGCCTCGCGCTGGTGATTATCGACGAACAACACCGTTTCGGCGTTCACCAACGCCTGGCGCTGTGGGAGAAAGGCCAGCAGCAGGGTTTTCACCCGCACCAGCTGATTATGACCGCCACCCCCATTCCTCGCACCCTGGCGATGACCGCTTATGCCGATCTCGACACCTCAGTTATCGATGAACTGCCGCCGGGTCGTACGCCGGTCACTACGGTGGCCATCCCCGATACCCGCCGCAGCGATATTATCGACCGCGTGCGTAACGCTTGTACCCACGAAGGCCGTCAGGCCTACTGGGTCTGTACGTTGATTGAAGAGTCAGACCTGCTGGAAGCCCAGGCCGCGGAAGCTACCTGGGAAGAACTGAAGCTCGCGCTGCCGGAGCTGAATATCGGCCTGGTGCACGGGCGCATGAAATCCGCCGATAAACAGGCAGTGATGAGCGCATTTAAGCAAGGTGAGCTACATCTTCTGGTCGCCACCACGGTTATCGAAGTCGGGGTGGACGTGCCCAATTCCAGCCTGATGATCATTGAAAACCCGGAACGTTTGGGGCTGGCGCAGCTACACCAGCTCAGGGGGCGCGTCGGGCGCGGCGCAGTAGCCTCCCATTGCGTACTGCTCTATAAATCGCCACTCTCGAAAACCGCTCAGAAACGATTACAGGTACTGCGCGACAGCAACGACGGCTTCGTTATTGCCCAGAAAGACCTCGAAATACGCGGTCCCGGCGAGCTGCTCGGCACCCGCCAGACCGGCAACGCTGAATTCAAAGTGGCGGATTTACTGCGCGACCAAGCCATGATTCCGGAAGTTCAGCGCATCGCGCGCCATATTCATGAACGTTACCCGCAGCAGGCCATTGCGCTTATCGAGCGCTGGATGCCGGAAACCGAACGCTATTCCAACGCGTAG
- the trmH gene encoding tRNA (guanosine(18)-2'-O)-methyltransferase TrmH: protein MNPQRYARICEMLARRQPDLTVCMEQVHKPHNVSAVIRTADAVGVHEVHAIWPGSRMRTMASAAAGSNSWVQVKTHSTIGDAVTHLKDQGMQILATHLSSKAVDFREIDYTRPTCILMGQEKTGITQEALDLADQDIIIPMIGMVQSLNVSVASALILYEAQRQRQNAGMYLRENSMLPEEDQQRLLFEGGYPVLARVAKRKGLPYPHVNEQGEVEADTTWWSTMQAAG from the coding sequence ATGAATCCACAGCGTTATGCGCGTATTTGCGAGATGCTCGCCAGGCGTCAGCCTGATCTGACGGTCTGCATGGAGCAGGTCCACAAGCCTCATAACGTCTCTGCGGTCATTCGTACCGCAGATGCCGTTGGCGTGCATGAAGTGCACGCCATCTGGCCCGGCAGCCGCATGCGTACCATGGCCTCTGCGGCGGCTGGTAGCAACAGCTGGGTACAGGTTAAAACGCACAGCACCATTGGCGATGCAGTTACCCATTTGAAAGACCAAGGAATGCAAATCCTGGCAACGCATCTCTCCAGTAAAGCCGTTGATTTTCGTGAAATCGACTACACCCGCCCCACCTGTATTCTGATGGGTCAGGAAAAAACCGGTATTACTCAGGAAGCATTAGACCTGGCGGATCAGGACATCATCATTCCCATGATTGGCATGGTGCAATCGTTGAATGTCTCTGTCGCCTCAGCGCTGATTCTCTATGAAGCTCAGCGCCAGCGGCAAAATGCCGGTATGTACCTGCGTGAAAACAGCATGCTGCCGGAAGAAGACCAGCAGCGGCTGCTGTTTGAAGGCGGCTATCCGGTGCTGGCGCGGGTCGCGAAACGCAAAGGGCTGCCTTATCCCCACGTCAACGAGCAGGGTGAAGTCGAAGCCGATACCACATGGTGGTCCACGATGCAGGCCGCAGGATAA